One part of the Treponema peruense genome encodes these proteins:
- the priA gene encoding replication restart helicase PriA, whose translation MGRYIDVALNVPLNMAFTYEVPAGSNTGSPYFGRRVEVRFGSRKMTGTVVADYDSIPSTCGVTADKIRPAVRFLDDIPLLTQELFDIAKFMCSYYISPIGECVSAMLPSGRRETEYQGFPAADTDELFTPRTPSEEQEEAVEGILSPDKGPLVHYLFGPTGSGKTEVFLSAAERVLKSGRGVIYLVPEIGLTPQVAESAIARFGNTAAVIHSELTPSQRLGEWKRILRKEARIVIGARSAIFAPVPDLGLVIMDEEHDSSYKSGSSPRYHARQIAMKRCSALKIPLVMGSATPSAEAWYSMQKGTIKRHVLTKRLSGGKMPDIECVNLSSGTAGDSCISKELETEIKRALHDKRQTILFLNRRGFTHFFRCMTCGYELKCRNCSVPMTYHRSENRLRCHYCGFSMEPPKQCPECGSLDVGYNGFGTEYIEAEVMAKFPSAKTIRVDTDSLKKRGELQEKLDAFRRGEYDILLGTQMVAKGLNFPNLRLVGVVLADTSLHLPDFRASERTFSLITQVAGRAGRFFPDGKVIVQSYSPDREPIALAAKGDTETFYKSELSQRELLGFPPFTRLLRLVFRSQVPNAAQTAAMAAASIIKSVSAPEEVEVLGPAECPLEMIAGNFRHQIILRGDRIAPLVDAAKKLVWGYTSPKNVYIEVDVDPVSML comes from the coding sequence ATGGGCAGATACATTGACGTTGCCCTTAACGTCCCGCTCAACATGGCGTTCACTTACGAAGTCCCTGCCGGATCTAACACGGGCAGCCCTTATTTCGGAAGAAGAGTCGAAGTAAGGTTCGGTAGCAGAAAGATGACGGGTACGGTTGTAGCCGACTACGATAGCATTCCTTCTACATGCGGTGTAACTGCCGACAAAATAAGACCTGCAGTAAGATTTCTGGACGACATACCCCTTTTAACGCAAGAACTCTTTGACATAGCAAAGTTCATGTGCAGCTACTATATTTCTCCCATAGGGGAATGTGTTTCTGCTATGCTGCCTTCGGGAAGACGCGAAACAGAATACCAGGGCTTTCCTGCGGCAGATACTGACGAACTATTTACGCCTCGCACTCCCAGTGAAGAACAGGAAGAGGCAGTAGAAGGAATTCTTTCCCCAGACAAAGGTCCTCTGGTACACTATCTTTTCGGACCTACAGGAAGCGGTAAAACCGAAGTCTTTCTGTCGGCTGCAGAACGTGTACTTAAAAGCGGCAGGGGTGTAATCTATCTTGTTCCCGAAATAGGACTTACTCCGCAGGTTGCAGAGTCAGCCATTGCAAGGTTCGGGAACACAGCTGCGGTAATACATTCAGAACTTACGCCAAGCCAGAGACTTGGTGAATGGAAGCGCATACTGCGAAAAGAAGCGCGCATTGTAATAGGAGCAAGAAGTGCCATATTTGCACCTGTTCCCGACCTGGGGCTTGTCATAATGGACGAAGAACATGATTCTTCGTACAAGTCAGGCTCTTCCCCCCGTTACCATGCAAGGCAGATTGCCATGAAAAGATGTTCCGCACTTAAAATTCCCCTTGTAATGGGTTCGGCAACACCTTCTGCAGAAGCCTGGTATTCAATGCAGAAAGGAACAATAAAGCGGCATGTTCTTACAAAAAGACTTTCCGGCGGAAAAATGCCCGACATAGAATGCGTAAACTTAAGCTCGGGGACGGCGGGAGACAGCTGCATTTCAAAAGAGCTCGAAACCGAAATAAAGCGCGCGCTGCACGACAAAAGGCAAACGATTCTTTTTCTTAACAGACGCGGCTTTACGCACTTTTTCAGGTGCATGACATGCGGGTATGAACTCAAGTGCCGAAACTGTTCTGTTCCCATGACATACCACAGAAGCGAAAACCGGCTGCGCTGCCACTACTGCGGATTCAGCATGGAACCACCCAAGCAGTGTCCCGAATGCGGATCCCTTGACGTAGGCTACAACGGCTTCGGAACAGAATACATAGAGGCCGAAGTCATGGCAAAATTCCCTTCGGCAAAAACCATAAGGGTAGACACAGACAGCCTCAAAAAGCGCGGTGAACTGCAGGAAAAACTTGATGCATTCCGCAGGGGGGAATATGACATTCTTCTTGGAACACAGATGGTCGCCAAAGGGCTGAACTTTCCCAACCTGAGGCTGGTAGGCGTTGTTCTGGCAGATACTTCCCTTCATCTTCCCGACTTCAGGGCTTCTGAACGCACATTTTCGCTTATTACGCAGGTTGCAGGACGGGCAGGAAGGTTTTTCCCGGACGGAAAAGTTATTGTACAAAGCTACAGTCCCGACCGCGAACCGATTGCACTTGCCGCAAAAGGTGATACTGAAACCTTCTACAAATCAGAGCTTTCACAGAGGGAACTTCTTGGCTTCCCGCCGTTTACAAGGCTATTAAGGCTGGTATTCCGCTCTCAGGTACCTAACGCGGCCCAGACCGCTGCAATGGCTGCTGCTTCCATTATAAAAAGCGTGTCTGCCCCGGAGGAAGTTGAAGTTCTTGGCCCTGCAGAATGCCCGCTTGAAATGATAGCCGGAAACTTCAGGCATCAGATTATTTTAAGGGGAGACAGAATAGCGCCCCTTGTAGATGCTGCAAAAAAACTCGTATGGGGCTACACTTCACCAAAAAACGTATATATCGAAGTAGACGTTGACCCTGTCTCAATGCTTTAA
- a CDS encoding uracil-DNA glycosylase yields MTSEEKQSIYSLLKTVSSWTAGFIPAEYRTEPPVFTDDITVPAGVQTKAAEKPQQSSSLEQKPKTEETGHLTLDSLYKKISECTNCILASKRIHAVPGEGCEKPYVLVIGEGPGEEEDKTGRPFVGRAGQLLDRMLAAIRLDRKSNCYIANIVKCRPPMNRTPMSDEAAACSGFLQAQIHILKPKLILAMGRTAVQNLMKTDAGINALRGKWLDLNGIPLLATYHPSAVLRDETLKKPVWDDLRIFGARLRNEYPEYDKDFHFTQGNS; encoded by the coding sequence ATGACATCTGAAGAAAAGCAAAGCATTTACAGTCTTCTCAAAACAGTTTCCTCTTGGACTGCAGGGTTTATTCCCGCGGAATACAGAACAGAACCGCCGGTGTTTACTGACGATATTACAGTACCAGCCGGCGTACAGACCAAAGCAGCAGAAAAACCGCAGCAATCTTCTTCTCTCGAACAAAAGCCAAAAACAGAAGAAACAGGACACCTTACACTGGATTCCCTTTACAAAAAGATTTCGGAGTGCACAAACTGCATACTGGCATCAAAAAGAATTCACGCTGTTCCGGGTGAAGGCTGTGAAAAACCTTATGTTCTTGTTATCGGTGAAGGCCCAGGTGAAGAAGAAGACAAAACAGGCCGCCCGTTTGTAGGAAGAGCAGGACAGCTTTTGGACAGAATGCTTGCTGCCATAAGGTTAGACCGCAAATCAAACTGCTACATTGCAAATATAGTAAAATGCCGCCCGCCCATGAACAGAACGCCCATGAGTGATGAAGCCGCGGCCTGTTCAGGTTTTCTGCAGGCACAGATTCACATTCTAAAGCCAAAGCTCATTCTTGCAATGGGACGAACAGCCGTTCAGAATCTTATGAAAACCGATGCCGGAATAAATGCGCTTAGGGGAAAATGGCTGGATCTTAACGGAATTCCTCTTTTGGCAACATACCATCCCAGTGCTGTTCTGAGGGACGAAACGCTCAAAAAACCTGTCTGGGATGACCTGAGGATATTCGGCGCAAGACTCAGAAACGAGTATCCCGAATACGATAAAGACTTTCACTTTACGCAGGGAAATTCCTGA
- a CDS encoding glycosyltransferase — protein sequence MNIALFSDSYLPTKSGVVTVVIQLRKILEEMGHHVVIVTVSSNDKDYEEEPDPNIMRVMSILSPLGEGQYIGFPHRKAVAKFLQKNNIQIIHSHTEFFLGQMAVIVGKMLDIPVVATTHTMWEDYYRYYLFMGELIPRRLVRKMVKTMYKKFYALINVSKKAHDYFTSPFCLPKTPSAIIPNAIDTQKFIGSHVTEEDKVALRKSLGIAETDRVIICVGRVVEEKRVIELADVLIRVVRGRDNAKALFVGSGGALEILKEKVSEAGVADKILFTGFIDWRKVYAYYAISNIYVTASLSEMHSMTVLEALSLGLPAVCRRDTSFSDTIFHGVNGYFADSDNAMDSYLYALIDNPEMCSQMGEKGREISKRFTLEKHGKRTVAFYNAVLSAWPQKIQSKTLEGAVKSADQN from the coding sequence ATGAATATAGCATTGTTTTCAGACAGTTATCTGCCTACAAAAAGTGGTGTGGTTACTGTTGTTATTCAGCTTAGAAAAATACTTGAAGAAATGGGACATCATGTTGTAATAGTGACTGTTTCATCAAATGACAAAGATTATGAAGAAGAACCCGACCCCAATATCATGAGGGTTATGTCCATTTTATCCCCGCTCGGCGAAGGCCAGTACATCGGGTTTCCTCACAGAAAGGCTGTTGCCAAATTTCTTCAGAAAAACAATATCCAGATTATACATTCCCATACAGAATTCTTTTTGGGACAGATGGCCGTTATAGTCGGAAAAATGCTCGATATTCCGGTAGTTGCCACAACTCATACAATGTGGGAAGACTATTACCGCTATTATCTTTTTATGGGTGAACTTATTCCCCGCCGTCTTGTCAGAAAGATGGTAAAGACTATGTACAAAAAGTTCTATGCCCTTATCAATGTTTCAAAAAAAGCACACGACTATTTTACATCACCGTTCTGCCTGCCAAAAACTCCTTCTGCAATTATTCCGAATGCAATAGATACGCAGAAATTTATAGGTTCCCATGTAACAGAAGAAGACAAGGTTGCCCTCAGAAAGTCACTGGGCATTGCAGAAACAGACCGTGTTATTATCTGCGTGGGGCGTGTTGTAGAAGAAAAACGTGTAATTGAACTTGCAGATGTACTTATAAGAGTTGTAAGAGGCCGTGATAATGCAAAAGCCTTGTTTGTCGGTTCGGGCGGTGCACTGGAAATCCTTAAGGAAAAGGTCAGCGAGGCAGGTGTTGCAGACAAAATTCTGTTTACGGGTTTTATTGACTGGAGAAAAGTTTACGCTTACTATGCCATTTCCAATATATATGTTACGGCATCCCTTTCCGAAATGCATTCCATGACTGTTCTTGAAGCGCTTTCCCTGGGACTTCCGGCAGTGTGCAGACGGGACACAAGCTTCAGCGATACTATTTTCCACGGGGTAAACGGTTATTTTGCCGACTCTGACAACGCCATGGATTCATATCTTTACGCTCTTATTGACAATCCCGAAATGTGTTCGCAGATGGGCGAAAAAGGCCGTGAAATTTCAAAGAGATTTACCCTTGAAAAACACGGAAAGCGCACGGTTGCTTTCTACAATGCGGTTCTTTCAGCCTGGCCGCAGAAAATACAGTCCAAAACACTTGAGGGGGCCGTTAAATCGGCAGATCAGAATTGA
- a CDS encoding DUF2225 domain-containing protein: MAVKTSYHKAPKEEKKVSVSYWAKEELVCPVCRAKFRQEVMHKGGGRMIAGNLTDELHRIFEPSKKFGRVYPMIYDVGSCPKCHTAFFWKDFTDVKDSVSFDRILQDEEHRKKAVSDIFPYYNLDRERTLFDGAAMYYLALLCYEKLDIAYAPTFKRAMISLRLAWLCKDLDRVCPGHNYEYVAQVFYRKALFFYQQTLINETGRIESIEPVSNFGPDTDKNYGYDGVIYLCGLLEYKYGQRDDGELRLKKLDEYKKAIARIFGLGKSSKNKPGPLLEVAKNLYDKLAAELSANNIFSVDE; encoded by the coding sequence ATGGCGGTCAAGACTTCTTATCATAAGGCTCCCAAAGAGGAAAAAAAGGTTTCTGTCTCGTACTGGGCAAAAGAAGAACTTGTGTGTCCCGTATGCCGCGCCAAATTCAGGCAGGAAGTCATGCACAAGGGCGGCGGCCGCATGATTGCAGGAAACCTTACCGACGAGCTTCATAGAATTTTTGAACCGTCAAAGAAATTCGGAAGGGTATATCCCATGATTTATGACGTGGGCTCGTGTCCCAAATGCCATACTGCCTTTTTCTGGAAGGATTTTACAGATGTAAAGGACAGTGTTTCCTTTGACAGAATTCTGCAGGACGAAGAACACCGCAAGAAGGCAGTGTCCGATATTTTCCCTTACTACAATCTTGACAGGGAACGCACGCTTTTTGACGGTGCTGCAATGTACTATCTTGCGCTTCTGTGCTACGAAAAACTTGATATTGCCTATGCCCCGACTTTCAAAAGGGCAATGATTTCGTTAAGGCTTGCCTGGCTGTGCAAGGATCTGGACAGAGTATGCCCCGGACACAACTACGAATACGTTGCCCAGGTCTTTTACAGAAAGGCACTTTTCTTTTACCAGCAGACGCTCATCAACGAAACCGGCCGCATAGAGTCAATTGAACCTGTTTCAAACTTTGGTCCCGATACAGACAAAAACTACGGTTACGACGGCGTAATTTACCTTTGCGGCCTTCTGGAATACAAATACGGCCAGCGTGACGACGGTGAACTGCGCCTCAAAAAACTTGACGAATACAAAAAGGCCATTGCGCGCATCTTTGGTCTGGGAAAATCCAGCAAGAACAAGCCGGGGCCGCTTCTTGAAGTTGCAAAAAACCTTTATGACAAGTTGGCCGCAGAACTTTCGGCAAACAATATATTCAGTGTGGACGAATAA
- the cdaA gene encoding diadenylate cyclase CdaA — protein MDTFSSLLKIYNYAGSVVDIGVLSFLLYKAYEIITRTNAMQLIKAAVLVAMAYVVAYLLRLQTLLWVFNIMAPGLLISFAIVFQPELRKIFLKLGQTEWFAFGSRSKHTYVDSVLIAAETLSKQRRGMLAVFMRHTKLDNIIETGTRINADLSSSLLVTIFGHDTPLHDGACFIQGGKLIAAGCFLPVSEQYDIKKTFGTRHRAALGLSEVSDSVVLVVSEESGAISLAYDSKLHYDLSMEQLTRILESQLEITPDEQKIEDTIDEHKTIS, from the coding sequence TTGGACACGTTTAGCAGTCTTTTGAAAATATATAATTATGCAGGATCTGTAGTTGATATAGGGGTTCTGTCATTTCTCCTGTACAAGGCATACGAGATTATCACCAGAACAAACGCCATGCAGCTCATCAAGGCTGCGGTTCTTGTTGCCATGGCCTATGTTGTAGCATACCTTCTGAGGCTTCAGACACTTCTGTGGGTATTCAACATAATGGCTCCGGGGCTTCTTATTTCCTTTGCAATTGTTTTCCAGCCTGAACTCAGAAAAATCTTTCTTAAGCTGGGACAGACAGAATGGTTTGCGTTCGGTTCCAGGTCAAAGCACACTTATGTTGATTCTGTTCTCATAGCAGCCGAAACACTTTCCAAACAGCGCAGGGGAATGCTTGCCGTATTCATGAGGCATACAAAACTCGACAACATAATCGAAACGGGAACACGCATAAACGCAGATCTTTCGTCAAGCCTTCTTGTTACGATTTTCGGGCACGACACACCGCTTCATGACGGAGCCTGTTTTATTCAGGGCGGCAAACTCATTGCTGCAGGATGTTTTCTTCCTGTAAGCGAACAGTATGATATAAAAAAGACTTTCGGTACCCGCCATAGGGCAGCACTCGGACTGAGTGAAGTAAGCGACAGCGTTGTTCTTGTAGTAAGTGAAGAGTCCGGGGCAATAAGCCTTGCATACGACTCAAAACTTCACTACGACCTTTCAATGGAACAGCTTACGAGAATTCTTGAAAGCCAGCTCGAGATTACCCCCGATGAACAGAAAATAGAGGACACGATAGATGAGCATAAAACAATTTCTTGA
- the acpS gene encoding holo-ACP synthase — MSSVLGIGCDIAGVERFRKWVSSPAMIARFFNSKEILYDSSASEQRLCEHYAVRFAAKEAFSKALGTGLSGFDLRDVYIVKDKNSRPFVAVQGRAREVLEKICGKNCSVHVSLSHEKEYAMAFVVIEG, encoded by the coding sequence ATGTCTTCAGTTCTCGGAATAGGATGTGATATTGCCGGAGTGGAACGGTTCAGAAAATGGGTTTCTTCACCTGCAATGATTGCCAGGTTTTTTAATAGCAAAGAAATTCTTTATGATTCTTCTGCTTCGGAACAGCGGCTTTGCGAGCATTATGCCGTAAGATTTGCCGCCAAGGAAGCTTTTTCAAAGGCACTGGGAACCGGGCTTTCGGGTTTTGATCTGCGCGATGTTTATATTGTAAAGGACAAAAACTCAAGGCCGTTTGTTGCCGTTCAGGGACGTGCACGTGAAGTCCTTGAAAAAATCTGCGGAAAAAACTGCAGCGTTCACGTTTCGCTCAGCCATGAAAAAGAATACGCAATGGCTTTTGTAGTAATAGAAGGATAG
- the thiI gene encoding tRNA uracil 4-sulfurtransferase ThiI: MKHDIDFNYYTETYLGKVGELTLKGGNMRVFEKQLVLNLRLALESVEARVWTQAGRLYVSCTKDSVPAAEYALDRLIGITGWAKVRVVEKTMEAIRAAVAEEGKAAVASGAKTFKIDARREDKSFALNSYEICSGAAGVLFDDGTMSVDVHNPDVVINVEVRDKCYVYCAQRKTCRGLPVGVSGKGLLLLSGGIDSPVAGYRMMRRGMKVECIYFHSYPYTSEEAQKKVEDLARIIGQYGVDTHLNIIPFTDVQMQIKAKSPEAYTTLMLRLCMMKCANLLAERVHADCLITGESLGQVASQTIQNLTVTESFAEYPLLRPLVGLDKEEITATAEEIGTFDISILPYEDCCVLFTPKHPILRATVEEAKAIYDSMQIDELVQKAFEDRKIMRFSLRDEIGSKWATKKFVPQTGDCILKE; encoded by the coding sequence ATGAAACACGACATTGACTTTAATTATTATACCGAAACCTATCTTGGAAAAGTAGGGGAACTTACACTCAAAGGCGGAAACATGCGCGTCTTTGAAAAACAGCTGGTACTGAATTTAAGGCTCGCGCTGGAGAGCGTAGAAGCAAGGGTCTGGACACAGGCAGGGCGGCTCTATGTTTCCTGTACAAAAGATTCTGTTCCTGCAGCAGAATATGCGCTCGACAGGCTTATCGGAATTACCGGCTGGGCAAAAGTGCGTGTTGTAGAAAAAACAATGGAAGCAATCCGCGCGGCAGTAGCAGAAGAGGGAAAAGCCGCTGTAGCATCAGGTGCAAAAACTTTTAAAATAGACGCGCGCCGTGAAGACAAGAGCTTTGCGCTCAATTCATACGAAATCTGTTCGGGCGCCGCAGGTGTTCTTTTTGATGACGGAACAATGAGCGTTGACGTACATAATCCCGATGTCGTAATAAATGTAGAAGTACGTGACAAATGCTACGTTTACTGTGCACAGAGAAAGACCTGCCGTGGTCTTCCGGTCGGTGTAAGCGGAAAAGGCCTTCTTCTTCTGAGTGGCGGAATAGACAGTCCTGTAGCCGGATACCGCATGATGAGACGCGGAATGAAGGTTGAATGCATTTACTTCCATTCGTACCCGTACACTTCTGAAGAAGCGCAGAAAAAAGTAGAAGATCTTGCAAGAATAATAGGCCAGTACGGAGTAGACACTCATCTTAACATAATTCCGTTTACAGACGTTCAGATGCAAATAAAGGCAAAGTCTCCCGAAGCATATACAACACTTATGCTGCGCCTGTGCATGATGAAGTGTGCAAATCTCCTTGCAGAACGTGTACATGCAGACTGTCTTATTACGGGCGAAAGCCTCGGGCAGGTAGCAAGCCAGACTATACAAAACCTTACTGTAACAGAAAGCTTTGCAGAATATCCTCTTCTGCGCCCGCTTGTTGGCCTTGACAAAGAAGAAATTACGGCTACGGCAGAAGAAATAGGAACTTTTGACATTTCCATTCTTCCCTACGAAGACTGCTGCGTACTCTTTACACCAAAGCATCCTATTCTGCGGGCCACTGTAGAAGAAGCAAAAGCCATTTATGATTCCATGCAGATAGACGAACTTGTGCAGAAGGCCTTTGAAGACAGAAAAATTATGCGCTTTTCTCTACGCGATGAAATAGGTTCAAAATGGGCAACAAAGAAATTTGTTCCGCAGACAGGAGACTGCATTCTTAAAGAATAA
- the truA gene encoding tRNA pseudouridine(38-40) synthase TruA codes for MANILLTISYDGTDFCGWQRQDKSAGGKPVRTVQGEIETALEKMFRTKINLYGSGRTDSGVHATAQAANFTSPVESIPPKNYVRALNGFLPRDIRIMQAAEVPESFNSRFSATSRTYRYFIQAGTVPQARDSRYVWCIPNRPDANALNSMCACLSGETDCATFSAAGDQSISTRRYIDRARFFYEKEDLLVFEIEANAFLWKMVRSLTGTLIQCEQKGLGAQDFRNILESCDRSKAGMTAPPDGLFLWKISFDGTRRHS; via the coding sequence ATGGCAAATATTCTCTTGACAATTTCCTATGACGGAACAGATTTCTGCGGCTGGCAGAGACAGGACAAGTCGGCCGGCGGTAAACCCGTTCGTACAGTTCAGGGCGAAATAGAAACAGCACTTGAAAAAATGTTCAGGACAAAAATAAACCTTTACGGAAGCGGCAGAACAGACAGCGGTGTTCACGCAACGGCACAGGCGGCAAATTTTACTTCCCCGGTGGAATCAATTCCTCCAAAAAACTATGTAAGGGCACTCAACGGCTTTCTTCCGCGTGACATAAGAATAATGCAGGCAGCCGAAGTTCCGGAATCCTTTAATTCAAGGTTTAGCGCAACTTCACGTACATACAGGTATTTTATACAGGCAGGCACTGTTCCGCAGGCAAGGGACTCAAGGTACGTGTGGTGCATTCCGAACAGACCTGATGCAAACGCGCTTAATTCAATGTGCGCGTGTCTTTCAGGGGAAACCGACTGTGCAACTTTTTCTGCAGCCGGAGATCAGAGCATTTCTACCAGGCGCTATATTGACAGAGCCCGTTTTTTTTACGAAAAGGAAGACCTTCTTGTTTTCGAGATAGAAGCAAATGCCTTTTTGTGGAAGATGGTGCGCTCTCTTACCGGAACTCTGATCCAGTGCGAACAGAAAGGGCTTGGTGCACAGGACTTTAGGAATATTCTTGAAAGCTGCGACAGGTCAAAAGCTGGAATGACAGCCCCTCCCGATGGACTTTTTCTTTGGAAAATCAGTTTTGACGGAACAAGACGCCACTCTTAA
- a CDS encoding CdaR family protein, translated as MSIKQFLDKILKNWPVKVTCFVMAVLIYFFHQISTIDKKTFVVPLEVKSEGAMVLSGGYERHRNVKIIVRARAEQLASVSEKDLRAYVDLSSQSSAGQHNFPVLLDLEERILLMDPLEITASPDSVPLSIEERDVKFVGIRPSVSGIPSHGYTLSKITSDPATVRVEGPRSVVSKITYMPTEEVSVQNATSDVTKKVSVLNRNSLISVGTGTFSVNARIVPQGMVKTFSDIPVSFDNLRDDLAVSGEPVFVDVIVEGELLDIEKLSADSVRGSVDCSFILTPGHYEVPVSVTVPLGLTVNSKSRETLSLDVVLKPEETLPDSSAVNDGEEKDAENTQPQEEMEAVPEDVTDIPQSDAVPEPQIQGV; from the coding sequence ATGAGCATAAAACAATTTCTTGACAAAATCCTTAAGAACTGGCCGGTCAAGGTAACTTGCTTTGTCATGGCTGTCCTGATTTATTTTTTTCACCAGATTTCGACCATAGACAAAAAGACCTTTGTTGTTCCGCTTGAAGTAAAGTCTGAAGGGGCAATGGTTTTGTCAGGAGGCTATGAACGCCACCGCAATGTAAAAATAATTGTCAGGGCAAGGGCAGAACAGCTGGCGTCTGTTTCAGAAAAAGATTTAAGAGCTTATGTGGACTTAAGTTCCCAGTCTTCTGCAGGACAGCACAATTTTCCTGTTCTTCTTGACCTGGAAGAGCGCATTCTTCTTATGGACCCGCTTGAAATAACTGCTTCCCCGGATTCTGTTCCGCTTTCAATAGAGGAAAGGGATGTAAAATTTGTCGGAATAAGACCTTCTGTTTCGGGAATTCCTTCACACGGATATACCCTTTCAAAAATTACGTCAGATCCTGCAACTGTAAGGGTAGAAGGTCCGCGTTCGGTAGTAAGCAAAATTACATATATGCCTACAGAAGAAGTTTCGGTTCAGAATGCTACATCCGATGTTACAAAAAAAGTCAGTGTGCTTAACCGCAATTCGCTTATTTCTGTCGGAACGGGTACTTTCTCTGTCAATGCAAGAATTGTTCCGCAGGGAATGGTAAAGACTTTCTCTGATATTCCCGTAAGTTTTGACAATTTAAGGGATGACCTTGCAGTTTCGGGAGAGCCTGTTTTTGTTGATGTAATAGTAGAAGGCGAGCTGCTTGATATAGAAAAACTTTCGGCAGATTCTGTGCGCGGTTCTGTTGACTGTTCGTTTATACTTACACCGGGGCATTATGAAGTTCCAGTTTCAGTTACTGTTCCGCTCGGACTTACGGTAAATTCAAAAAGCCGTGAAACACTGTCACTGGACGTTGTGCTTAAACCCGAAGAGACTCTTCCCGATTCTTCTGCAGTAAATGACGGTGAAGAAAAAGATGCAGAAAATACGCAGCCACAGGAAGAAATGGAAGCTGTTCCCGAAGATGTGACTGATATTCCGCAAAGTGATGCCGTTCCGGAACCGCAGATCCAGGGAGTATAG